A portion of the Girardinichthys multiradiatus isolate DD_20200921_A chromosome 23, DD_fGirMul_XY1, whole genome shotgun sequence genome contains these proteins:
- the nkx3-2 gene encoding homeobox protein Nkx-3.2 isoform X2 → MAVRGNSVIPFSIQAILNKKDNSRHLPELDVCFSKAACWKIFGEMNEGSGRTDEASCERTEQKGYDSDSGLSDDNDGKTPAVRKPERDGEPGSDVPEESPQEETDHESAAAENAKSDNSSNPDEKSLEQPKQRKKRSRAAFSHAQVFELERRFNHQRYLSGPERADLAASLKLTETQVKIWFQNRRYKTKRRQMAADLMASTPAAKKVAVKVLVRDDQRQYGPGEILRPPLLSLQPSYYYPYAYCLPAWTLSACAGNQ, encoded by the exons ATGGCCGTCCGTGGCAACTCGGTGATACCTTTTTCCATCCAGGCCATCCTGAACAAAAAGGACAACAGTAGACACCTACCAGAGCTGGACGTGTGCTTCTCCAAGGCGGCGTGCTGGAAAATATTCGGGGAGATGAACGAGGGGTCCGGGAGGACCGACGAGGCGTCCTGTGAGCGGACCGAGCAGAAGGGCTACGACTCGGACTCCGGACTCAGCGACGACAACGACGGGAAGACTCCGGCCGTACGCAAGCCAGAGAGGGACGGAGAGCCAGGGTCGGATGTACCGGAGGAGAGCCCGCAGGAGGAGACGGACCATGAGTCTGCGGCTGCGGAAAACGCAAAGAGTGATA ACTCCAGCAACCCAGACGAGAAGAGCCTGGAGCAGCCCAAGCAGCGGAAGAAGCGCTCCAGAGCCGCCTTCTCCCATGCACAGGTCTTCGAGCTGGAGCGCCGTTTCAACCACCAGCGGTACCTGTCCGGACCGGAGCGGGCGGACCTGGCGGCCTCCCTGAAGCTAACAGAGACTCAGGTCAAGATCTGGTTCCAGAACCGTCGCTACAAGACGAAACGCCGGCAGATGGCTGCAGATTTGATGGCATCCACCCCGGCGGCCAAGAAGGTGGCGGTGAAGGTTCTAGTACGGGACGACCAGAGACAGTACGGCCCCGGGGAGATCCTGCGACCCCCGCTGCTCTCCCTGCAGCCATCCTACTATTACCCCTACGCATACTGCCTCCCTGCGTGGACACTGTCTGCGTGTGCGGGGAATCAGTGA
- the nkx3-2 gene encoding homeobox protein Nkx-3.2 isoform X1: protein MAVRGNSVIPFSIQAILNKKDNSRHLPELDVCFSKAACWKIFGEMNEGSGRTDEASCERTEQKGYDSDSGLSDDNDGKTPAVRKPERDGEPGSDVPEESPQEETDHESAAAENAKSDSEHNHTTDSSNPDEKSLEQPKQRKKRSRAAFSHAQVFELERRFNHQRYLSGPERADLAASLKLTETQVKIWFQNRRYKTKRRQMAADLMASTPAAKKVAVKVLVRDDQRQYGPGEILRPPLLSLQPSYYYPYAYCLPAWTLSACAGNQ from the exons ATGGCCGTCCGTGGCAACTCGGTGATACCTTTTTCCATCCAGGCCATCCTGAACAAAAAGGACAACAGTAGACACCTACCAGAGCTGGACGTGTGCTTCTCCAAGGCGGCGTGCTGGAAAATATTCGGGGAGATGAACGAGGGGTCCGGGAGGACCGACGAGGCGTCCTGTGAGCGGACCGAGCAGAAGGGCTACGACTCGGACTCCGGACTCAGCGACGACAACGACGGGAAGACTCCGGCCGTACGCAAGCCAGAGAGGGACGGAGAGCCAGGGTCGGATGTACCGGAGGAGAGCCCGCAGGAGGAGACGGACCATGAGTCTGCGGCTGCGGAAAACGCAAAGAGTGATAGTGAGCATAACCATACCACGG ACTCCAGCAACCCAGACGAGAAGAGCCTGGAGCAGCCCAAGCAGCGGAAGAAGCGCTCCAGAGCCGCCTTCTCCCATGCACAGGTCTTCGAGCTGGAGCGCCGTTTCAACCACCAGCGGTACCTGTCCGGACCGGAGCGGGCGGACCTGGCGGCCTCCCTGAAGCTAACAGAGACTCAGGTCAAGATCTGGTTCCAGAACCGTCGCTACAAGACGAAACGCCGGCAGATGGCTGCAGATTTGATGGCATCCACCCCGGCGGCCAAGAAGGTGGCGGTGAAGGTTCTAGTACGGGACGACCAGAGACAGTACGGCCCCGGGGAGATCCTGCGACCCCCGCTGCTCTCCCTGCAGCCATCCTACTATTACCCCTACGCATACTGCCTCCCTGCGTGGACACTGTCTGCGTGTGCGGGGAATCAGTGA